The following coding sequences are from one Vicia villosa cultivar HV-30 ecotype Madison, WI unplaced genomic scaffold, Vvil1.0 ctg.000966F_1_1, whole genome shotgun sequence window:
- the LOC131632563 gene encoding small ribosomal subunit protein uS19x-like — translation CEWIALLESVLLQGDVEPEVAAQGVPKKRTFKRFSFRGVDLDAFLDMSTDELVKLFSARARRRFQRGLTRKPMTLIKKLRKAGLSLTRTLAVRVNIVYTAMRVLTPKANTTL, via the exons TGTGAATGGATTGCATTACTTGAATCTGTTCTTCTGCAGGGAGATGTTGAACCCGAGGTCGCCGCACAAGGAGTGCCAAAGAAGAGAACATTCAAGAGGTTCAGTTTCAGAGGTGTCGATCTCGACGCTTTCTTGGATATGTCCACTGATGAACTCGTCAAGCTCTTCTCTGCCCGTGCTCGCAGAAG gtttcaACGTGGTTTGACCCGCAAGCCTATGACACTCATCAAGAAGCTCCGCAAGGCGGGTTTGAGTTTGACCCGAACATTGGCTGTCAGGGTGAACATAGTTTACACTGCCATGAGGGTTCTCACACCCAAAGCAAACACTACCCTGTAG